A genomic segment from Lutibacter sp. A80 encodes:
- a CDS encoding alkaline phosphatase, translating into MKNMNVFNRYCLVFTILFISCKGYSQKNTVVPVQHKVTLKEAHKGDLEIDTLLLDSYGLLPENIRQFYMESRAVFSENTEANFTDAKILESAKKHNLALIGGPMLGNLQKEQVTVWLRKHSETPITIKVLNIKDKSEHKYFKNNIIPGVEQRIVLDGLTANSEYKYQIYENEIKLAEGEFKTAPTTKEKGLFKVAFGSDFHKVGLHNPNLVTQILKRNPQVMLLIGDIAVDDRENKINLHRSDYLLRDMSKPWRDLSANVPLYTAWDDHDYFNNDLSGIPDRFTSDDVEAVREVWYQNWNNPEYKGEGIYFSTQIGPVEVIMLDTRSCRTVKERGQYGCYLGIEQQNWLKETLKNSKAPFKIISSGTMWSDAISNGKDSWGTWDTAAREEIFNFIETENIPGVLFISGDRHGTRAFNIPRPSGYVIHEFEAGTLGGVPGPEAIAKDATNQIFGYGGTEIIAFGEFLFNTKAKEPQVTFRLIDEHGKIVEKHTLLYNQLTPRK; encoded by the coding sequence ATGAAAAATATGAATGTATTTAATAGGTATTGCTTAGTTTTTACAATATTATTTATTAGCTGTAAAGGTTACAGTCAAAAAAACACAGTTGTTCCGGTACAACATAAAGTAACACTTAAAGAAGCACATAAAGGAGATTTAGAAATTGACACTTTATTGCTTGATAGTTACGGACTTTTACCTGAAAATATTAGGCAGTTTTATATGGAATCTCGTGCTGTATTTTCAGAAAATACAGAAGCGAATTTTACAGATGCTAAGATTTTAGAATCTGCAAAAAAGCATAATTTAGCACTAATAGGAGGTCCTATGCTAGGGAATTTACAAAAGGAACAAGTAACTGTTTGGTTGCGAAAACACTCTGAAACACCTATTACTATCAAAGTGTTGAACATAAAAGATAAGAGTGAACATAAATATTTTAAAAATAATATAATACCAGGTGTTGAGCAAAGGATAGTATTGGATGGATTAACTGCTAATTCAGAGTATAAATATCAAATTTATGAAAATGAAATTAAGCTAGCAGAAGGGGAATTTAAAACAGCTCCAACTACTAAAGAAAAAGGCTTGTTTAAAGTAGCTTTTGGATCAGATTTTCATAAAGTAGGATTGCATAATCCAAACTTAGTAACACAAATTCTAAAAAGAAATCCACAAGTAATGTTGTTAATTGGCGATATAGCTGTTGATGATAGGGAAAATAAAATTAACCTGCATAGGTCAGATTATCTTTTACGAGATATGTCTAAACCTTGGAGAGACCTTTCAGCCAATGTTCCTTTATATACTGCTTGGGATGATCACGATTATTTTAATAACGATCTAAGCGGTATTCCAGATAGATTTACTAGTGATGATGTTGAGGCGGTTAGAGAAGTTTGGTATCAGAATTGGAACAATCCAGAGTATAAAGGAGAAGGCATATATTTTAGCACACAAATAGGGCCCGTTGAAGTAATAATGCTAGATACTCGTTCTTGTAGAACTGTAAAAGAAAGAGGACAATACGGTTGTTATTTAGGGATAGAACAACAAAACTGGTTAAAAGAAACTTTAAAAAACTCTAAAGCTCCTTTTAAAATTATTTCAAGTGGTACAATGTGGAGTGACGCTATATCCAATGGAAAAGATTCTTGGGGTACTTGGGATACAGCAGCGCGAGAAGAAATATTTAATTTTATTGAAACAGAAAATATTCCAGGTGTCTTATTTATTAGTGGAGACCGCCATGGAACACGTGCATTTAATATACCTAGACCATCAGGATATGTAATTCATGAATTTGAAGCAGGAACTTTAGGAGGAGTACCTGGACCTGAAGCAATAGCAAAAGATGCAACCAATCAAATTTTTGGATATGGAGGTACAGAAATAATTGCTTTCGGCGAATTTTTATTTAATACAAAAGCAAAAGAACCTCAGGTTACTTTTAGGTTGATTGATGAACACGGTAAAATTGTAGAAAAACACACTTTATTATATAACCAACTTACCCCAAGAAAATAA
- a CDS encoding sulfatase translates to MKIKLPIFTVFTLLILLNFSCKSDKNKSSITTNEKVKPNILFILADDFGYKDTSVMGSEYYETPNIDKIANQGMNFTNGYANCQVCSPSRASILTGKNTARHGITDWIGAAVGGKWRNKKRYNKLLPADYNHQLNLSYTTLPEALKTQGYKTFFTGKWHLGGEGSSPEDHGFDINKGGWESGSPKGGYFSPWINPTLPNTKKGENLSMRLADETINFMKQNKDTTFFAFLSFYAVHGPIQTTQEKWQKYQQKAQELGVAEQGFKMGHFLPIKQQQDNPIYAGLVETMDDAIGKVMNSLKEMGLDDNTIVVFTSDNGGVSSGDSFSTSNLPLRGGKGYQFEGGIREPYFIKVPGLANGQINTTPVTGSDFYPTLLELVGADLLPEEHQDGVSLVPILKGETIAKRPLIWHYPHYGNQGGEPSSIIREGKWKLIHYYEDGHKELYDLENDIEEANNIAENNPETVKYLDEKLFNYLNEVGARFPVKDDEYNAELEKKYLESVIKNQWPNLEKQRLKFLSDDFKPNDTWWDSKTTVD, encoded by the coding sequence ATGAAAATTAAATTACCCATATTTACAGTATTTACACTTTTAATTCTATTAAACTTTAGTTGCAAAAGTGATAAAAATAAGAGTTCAATTACTACTAATGAAAAAGTAAAACCAAACATATTATTCATTCTTGCAGATGATTTTGGATACAAAGATACAAGTGTTATGGGTAGTGAATATTATGAGACTCCTAATATTGATAAAATAGCCAATCAAGGTATGAATTTTACAAATGGCTATGCTAATTGTCAGGTTTGTAGTCCTTCAAGAGCTAGTATTTTAACAGGTAAAAATACTGCACGTCATGGAATAACAGATTGGATAGGTGCAGCAGTAGGAGGAAAATGGAGAAATAAAAAAAGATATAATAAGTTACTTCCGGCGGATTATAATCATCAATTAAATTTGTCTTATACTACTTTACCAGAAGCTTTAAAAACTCAAGGATATAAAACATTTTTTACTGGAAAATGGCATTTAGGTGGAGAGGGATCTTCTCCAGAAGATCACGGATTTGATATTAACAAAGGAGGATGGGAGAGTGGTAGCCCAAAAGGAGGTTACTTTTCACCATGGATAAATCCAACTTTACCAAATACAAAAAAAGGAGAAAATCTATCTATGCGTTTGGCAGATGAAACAATAAATTTTATGAAACAAAATAAGGATACTACCTTTTTTGCTTTTCTTTCATTTTACGCAGTACATGGTCCTATTCAAACTACACAAGAGAAGTGGCAAAAATACCAACAGAAAGCTCAAGAATTAGGTGTTGCAGAACAAGGTTTTAAAATGGGGCACTTTTTACCAATTAAACAGCAACAAGATAACCCAATTTATGCAGGCCTTGTTGAAACAATGGATGATGCAATTGGAAAAGTAATGAATTCTTTAAAAGAAATGGGGCTTGATGATAATACAATTGTAGTATTTACATCAGATAATGGAGGAGTATCTTCAGGAGATTCATTTTCAACATCAAACCTTCCTTTGCGTGGAGGAAAAGGTTATCAATTTGAAGGTGGAATTCGTGAGCCTTATTTTATTAAAGTTCCTGGTTTAGCAAACGGTCAAATAAATACAACGCCAGTTACGGGTTCAGATTTTTACCCTACTTTATTGGAATTAGTTGGAGCAGATCTTTTACCAGAAGAACATCAAGATGGAGTAAGTTTAGTGCCAATTCTAAAAGGAGAAACTATTGCTAAGCGTCCATTAATTTGGCATTATCCACATTATGGAAATCAAGGAGGAGAGCCTTCAAGTATTATAAGAGAAGGAAAATGGAAGTTAATTCATTATTACGAAGATGGACATAAAGAATTGTATGACCTTGAAAATGATATTGAAGAAGCTAATAATATTGCTGAAAACAATCCAGAAACAGTAAAATATTTAGATGAGAAACTGTTTAATTATTTAAATGAAGTAGGAGCAAGATTTCCTGTAAAAGATGATGAATATAACGCTGAATTAGAAAAAAAATATTTGGAATCAGTAATTAAAAATCAGTGGCCAAATCTAGAAAAACAACGACTAAAATTTCTTTCCGATGATTTTAAGCCAAACGATACTTGGTGGGATAGTAAAACTACAGTTGATTAA
- a CDS encoding arylsulfatase, with protein MKSLLPFIAYVCLLSSIISCSNQKEKNSLDIAQESSKKPNIIYILADDLGYGDLSVYGQEKLSTPNIDALASEGLLFTQHYAGNTVCAPSRSALLTGMHTGHTPVRGNKEIQPEGQYPIPDDTYTMAEALKKGGYVTGAFGKWGLGYPGSEGDPVYQGFDTFYGYNCQRLGHNYYPFHLWSNRDSIVLSGNSGLKKEQYAPNLIQDQALAFLEKNKDTTFFMYVPTIIPHAELVAPDSIMNKYKGKYLPEKKYEGVDGGPEYRLGFYESQDEPHAAFAAMIEIMDTQVGEIMKKVKELGIEDNTILVFASDNGPHSEGGADPEYFKSSGPFKGTKRDLYEGGIRVPMIIKWPGKIKEGTKTDLVSAFWDVFPTFSEIAEIPVPENLDGISFLPTLLNKPELQKQHEYLYWEFHERGGRQAVRKGDWKAVKYNVLKEPNAPIELYDLSKDEGETTNVASQYPEIVKEMELILKEARTPSDVFTFSQSTFVAD; from the coding sequence ATGAAAAGTTTACTTCCTTTTATTGCTTATGTGTGTCTTTTATCGAGCATAATTTCTTGCTCAAACCAAAAAGAAAAGAACAGTTTAGACATAGCACAAGAGTCTTCTAAAAAACCCAATATTATTTATATTCTTGCCGATGATTTAGGATATGGCGATTTAAGTGTTTACGGACAGGAAAAATTGAGTACGCCAAATATTGATGCATTAGCTTCAGAAGGATTGTTATTTACTCAACATTATGCAGGTAATACGGTATGTGCACCGTCAAGATCTGCTCTATTAACAGGAATGCATACAGGACATACTCCTGTAAGAGGTAATAAAGAAATTCAACCAGAAGGACAATATCCAATACCAGATGATACCTATACTATGGCAGAAGCCTTAAAAAAAGGTGGTTATGTAACTGGAGCCTTTGGAAAATGGGGCTTGGGATATCCAGGTTCAGAAGGAGATCCAGTATATCAAGGATTTGATACATTTTACGGATACAATTGTCAACGTTTAGGACATAATTATTATCCTTTTCACTTATGGTCTAATAGAGATTCTATAGTTTTAAGTGGTAATAGTGGCCTTAAAAAAGAACAGTACGCACCAAATTTAATTCAAGATCAGGCACTTGCTTTTTTAGAAAAAAATAAAGATACTACATTTTTTATGTATGTGCCTACAATAATACCTCATGCAGAATTGGTTGCGCCAGATTCAATTATGAACAAATACAAAGGGAAATACCTTCCTGAAAAAAAATACGAAGGCGTAGATGGAGGTCCAGAATATAGATTAGGTTTTTACGAATCACAAGACGAACCACATGCGGCTTTTGCAGCAATGATAGAGATTATGGACACCCAAGTAGGTGAAATAATGAAAAAAGTTAAAGAACTGGGAATTGAAGATAATACAATTTTAGTATTTGCGTCTGATAACGGACCTCATTCAGAAGGTGGTGCCGACCCAGAATATTTTAAAAGTAGTGGTCCATTTAAAGGAACAAAAAGAGATTTGTACGAAGGTGGTATTCGAGTACCAATGATAATTAAATGGCCAGGGAAAATAAAAGAAGGTACAAAAACAGATTTAGTTTCTGCTTTTTGGGATGTGTTTCCAACATTCTCAGAAATTGCTGAGATACCAGTTCCAGAAAACTTGGATGGAATCTCATTTTTACCAACGTTATTAAATAAACCAGAATTACAAAAACAACATGAATATTTATATTGGGAATTTCACGAAAGAGGTGGAAGACAAGCTGTTAGAAAAGGAGATTGGAAAGCCGTTAAATATAATGTTTTAAAAGAACCAAATGCTCCTATAGAATTGTATGATTTATCGAAAGATGAAGGAGAAACAACTAATGTAGCAAGTCAATACCCAGAAATAGTAAAAGAAATGGAGCTTATTTTAAAAGAAGCAAGAACACCGTCAGATGTTTTTACATTTAGTCAAAGTACTTTTGTAGCTGATTAA
- a CDS encoding glycoside hydrolase family 2 TIM barrel-domain containing protein produces MSYINKSYLKQQTYLILSFIVSLLFISCQNETTEISNNSRVNFDSNWKFIQEDITGAELIEYNDASWRTLNLPHDWSIEGEYDENNPMAGQSGYLPAGFGWYRKTITVPETWKGQHVEIAFDGVFMNSTVWANGKKLGTRPYGWISFAYDISEIAQTSKKITFAVRVDNSKQPSARWYTGSGIYAHTWIDVKNKNHITRDGIFVRTEKNNIFVDTDLTTIDDQAKTGTLITSVVDKSGKVVATKEDSLMESEDLIIKTNLILNNPKLWSTKTPYLYTLKSELKVNEEVVDVVETKFGVRDIEWIAETGMWINGENVKLQGVCNHQDAGAFGAAVPDKILRFRIQQLKDMGVNAIRTAHNPQTPIFYDLCDELGMLVMDEIFDGWKKKAKNDYGAHFFDEWWKQDLTDWIKRDRNHPSIVIYSVGNETGGPIAKDLVEACNNLDPTRPVTSGHSGSNHMNVLGVNGGSEKKGFMENIEKNQKGKVFIGTENTHTWQVRGYYRTKTWFRDGFPNKNQRPYAIPDLTEKEVFTHDWVDEVDRKNRKQVFNSSYDNATVRVSSRLNIAQLRDIPEYAGSFRWTGYDYIGEASYVHGGWPFKAFMGGAIDLANFEKDLYYLYQSQWTTEPMVHILPHWTHPKVELGTEIPVWVYSNCDEVELFFNDTSLGKKKPGKAWDEMQCQWLVKWQPGTLKAVAYKDNKVVSEKVIKTANAPSKIKLSIDGEPLKDAANDFVQVRVTTTDSAGEIYPYGENRTYFNVIGAGKIKALDNGSPVDVEQHVGPNHRKAFYGLTRAYIESTNNSGAINLLASSILGEKKQITSNKVSIDTKVLNLRGAKINPEIEVFYTTNGATPTINSEKYEASFEIAPETTVKALIVVDGEALQVLEEKFGANEGFTWNENITNVTEIGEQAEEATVVNGSVLAKGSNFRGKGYVSLDKEVGSSVAWYQENDGGAGEIDLYIRYSAHIKGAAGTYVKLIVNDEVVKDKLFLPSTDNWGKFWSKVKVPIQINRGANTIKLETVEDKGLFVDEIIFK; encoded by the coding sequence ATGTCATATATTAATAAATCCTATTTAAAACAACAAACTTATTTAATCTTGTCTTTTATAGTTAGTTTATTGTTTATAAGTTGCCAAAATGAAACAACTGAAATAAGTAACAATTCTCGTGTAAATTTTGATTCCAATTGGAAATTTATTCAAGAAGATATTACAGGTGCTGAATTAATTGAATACAACGATGCTTCTTGGAGAACATTAAATTTACCTCACGATTGGAGTATAGAAGGTGAATATGATGAAAACAACCCAATGGCCGGACAAAGTGGTTACTTACCTGCTGGATTTGGATGGTATAGAAAAACCATTACTGTTCCAGAAACTTGGAAAGGGCAACATGTAGAAATAGCTTTTGATGGGGTATTTATGAATAGTACTGTATGGGCAAATGGTAAAAAATTAGGAACTAGACCTTATGGTTGGATTTCATTTGCATATGACATATCAGAAATTGCACAAACTTCAAAAAAAATAACTTTTGCTGTACGTGTAGATAATAGTAAACAACCTTCGGCACGTTGGTATACTGGAAGTGGAATTTATGCTCATACTTGGATAGATGTAAAAAATAAAAACCATATTACAAGAGATGGAATTTTTGTAAGAACAGAAAAGAATAACATTTTTGTAGATACTGATTTAACAACTATAGACGATCAAGCTAAAACAGGAACACTTATTACTTCCGTTGTAGATAAAAGTGGTAAAGTAGTTGCTACTAAAGAAGATAGTTTAATGGAGAGTGAAGATTTAATAATTAAAACAAACTTAATTTTAAACAACCCAAAACTTTGGTCAACAAAAACACCGTATTTATATACCTTAAAAAGTGAATTAAAAGTAAATGAAGAAGTAGTAGATGTTGTTGAAACTAAATTTGGGGTTAGAGATATTGAATGGATTGCAGAAACAGGAATGTGGATAAATGGAGAAAATGTTAAATTACAAGGGGTATGTAACCACCAAGATGCAGGGGCTTTTGGAGCAGCTGTGCCTGATAAAATTCTTCGTTTTAGAATTCAACAATTAAAAGATATGGGAGTCAATGCAATTAGAACGGCTCACAACCCACAAACACCAATATTTTACGATTTATGCGATGAACTTGGTATGTTAGTAATGGATGAAATTTTTGATGGATGGAAGAAAAAAGCTAAAAACGATTATGGAGCACATTTCTTTGATGAATGGTGGAAGCAAGATTTAACAGATTGGATAAAGAGAGATAGAAATCACCCTTCTATTGTTATTTATAGTGTTGGAAACGAAACAGGAGGACCTATAGCTAAAGATTTAGTTGAAGCTTGTAATAATCTAGATCCTACTAGACCAGTAACTTCAGGTCATTCAGGGTCTAACCATATGAATGTTTTAGGTGTAAATGGAGGTAGTGAGAAGAAAGGATTTATGGAAAACATAGAAAAAAATCAAAAAGGAAAAGTTTTTATAGGTACAGAAAATACACATACTTGGCAAGTAAGAGGATATTACAGAACCAAAACTTGGTTTAGAGATGGTTTCCCTAATAAAAATCAACGTCCTTACGCCATTCCAGATTTAACAGAAAAAGAAGTATTTACTCATGATTGGGTTGATGAAGTTGATAGAAAAAATAGAAAACAAGTTTTTAATTCAAGTTATGACAATGCAACTGTGCGTGTATCATCACGTTTAAATATAGCACAACTTAGAGATATACCAGAATATGCAGGTTCATTCCGTTGGACAGGTTATGATTATATTGGTGAAGCAAGTTATGTGCATGGTGGTTGGCCTTTTAAAGCTTTTATGGGAGGTGCTATAGATTTAGCAAATTTCGAAAAAGATTTGTATTATTTATACCAAAGTCAGTGGACAACAGAACCAATGGTTCATATTTTACCACATTGGACACACCCAAAAGTGGAACTGGGTACAGAAATTCCAGTGTGGGTTTATTCTAATTGCGATGAAGTTGAGCTATTTTTTAACGACACATCTTTAGGGAAAAAGAAACCAGGAAAAGCTTGGGATGAAATGCAGTGTCAATGGTTAGTTAAATGGCAACCAGGCACTTTAAAAGCTGTTGCTTATAAAGACAATAAAGTAGTTTCTGAAAAGGTTATAAAAACCGCAAATGCGCCTTCTAAAATTAAATTATCAATTGATGGTGAACCTTTAAAAGATGCTGCAAATGATTTTGTACAGGTTAGAGTTACAACAACAGATAGTGCAGGCGAGATTTATCCTTATGGAGAAAATAGAACTTATTTTAATGTAATTGGAGCAGGAAAAATTAAAGCTTTAGATAATGGAAGTCCTGTAGATGTTGAACAACATGTAGGTCCTAATCATAGAAAAGCATTTTATGGTTTAACACGTGCTTATATAGAATCTACAAATAACTCTGGAGCCATTAATTTGTTGGCAAGTAGTATTTTAGGAGAGAAAAAACAAATTACTTCTAATAAAGTTAGCATAGATACCAAAGTTCTTAATTTAAGAGGAGCTAAAATAAATCCTGAAATTGAAGTTTTTTATACTACAAATGGAGCTACTCCAACAATTAATTCTGAAAAATATGAAGCGAGTTTTGAAATTGCACCAGAAACAACTGTAAAAGCATTAATTGTTGTAGATGGTGAAGCTTTACAAGTTTTGGAAGAAAAATTTGGAGCAAATGAAGGATTTACTTGGAATGAAAATATAACAAATGTAACAGAAATAGGAGAACAAGCAGAAGAAGCTACAGTAGTTAATGGTAGTGTTTTAGCAAAAGGTTCAAACTTTAGAGGTAAAGGTTATGTAAGTTTAGATAAAGAAGTAGGGTCTTCTGTGGCTTGGTATCAAGAAAATGATGGAGGTGCTGGAGAAATAGATTTATACATTAGATATAGTGCACATATTAAAGGTGCTGCAGGTACATATGTTAAACTTATAGTTAATGATGAGGTTGTAAAAGATAAGCTGTTTTTACCAAGTACAGATAATTGGGGGAAATTTTGGAGTAAAGTAAAAGTCCCTATTCAAATTAATAGAGGAGCAAATACAATAAAATTAGAAACAGTTGAAGATAAAGGTCTCTTTGTTGATGAAATTATTTTTAAATAA
- a CDS encoding arylsulfatase, giving the protein MSVKIDHLFFIGMLLFFSLSCKNNQNVTTTKISEEKKPNIIFIMADDLGYGDIGSYGQTKIKTPNLDKMASEGIIFTNHYSGSTVCMPSRASLLTGYDQGHASVRGNPVWTQSGNPVNLKPNEPTVANELKKAGYKTAIIGKWGLSEGTAKGNMPSNHGFDYFLGYKTHGEAHHYYWDTIYKNNEPFILKDNNFKLKQGKYTHDVFVNEALSYIEKEKNNPFFLYLALTIPHLELTVPEDSKEPYKTLGWPKRKMNTKGHYKNDKEGNITYAGMVSRMDRDIGTLFEKLKELGIDENTIVFFTSDNGPEYEKNDHFFNSNGDLRGGKRDLYEGGIRVPFIANYPGKIAPGSKSNHISAFWDFLPTVCDLAGVKPSNKDINGLSLMPELMGNTKAQKKHDYLYWEFNEKQGPIQAIRKDEWKLVWKLEGKPELYNLSKDIGETENLVLKEPEKLNEMLRILKNARTEHSEFPLETRALAIKRRSNK; this is encoded by the coding sequence ATGAGTGTTAAAATAGATCATCTGTTTTTTATTGGAATGTTATTGTTTTTTAGTTTGAGTTGTAAAAACAATCAAAATGTTACAACAACAAAAATTAGTGAAGAGAAAAAGCCAAATATTATTTTTATAATGGCAGACGATTTAGGTTACGGAGATATAGGTAGCTACGGGCAAACTAAAATTAAAACTCCAAATCTAGATAAAATGGCTTCTGAAGGAATCATTTTTACAAATCATTATTCTGGTTCAACTGTATGTATGCCTTCGCGTGCTAGTTTATTAACTGGATACGATCAAGGACATGCAAGTGTTAGAGGAAATCCTGTTTGGACTCAAAGCGGAAATCCAGTTAACCTTAAACCAAACGAGCCAACTGTAGCAAATGAACTTAAAAAAGCAGGATATAAAACAGCCATTATTGGTAAATGGGGGCTTTCAGAAGGAACTGCTAAAGGAAATATGCCTTCTAACCATGGTTTTGATTATTTTTTAGGTTATAAAACACATGGTGAAGCGCATCATTATTATTGGGATACTATTTACAAAAATAATGAACCTTTTATTTTGAAGGATAATAATTTTAAATTAAAACAAGGAAAATATACGCATGATGTTTTCGTAAACGAAGCATTAAGTTATATTGAAAAAGAAAAAAATAATCCTTTTTTTCTGTATTTAGCTTTAACAATTCCTCATTTAGAATTAACGGTGCCTGAAGATTCTAAAGAACCATATAAAACACTTGGTTGGCCTAAACGTAAAATGAATACTAAAGGACATTACAAAAATGATAAAGAAGGAAATATTACTTATGCAGGTATGGTTTCTCGTATGGATAGAGATATAGGAACACTCTTTGAAAAATTAAAAGAACTTGGAATAGATGAAAATACCATAGTCTTTTTTACCAGTGATAATGGGCCAGAATATGAAAAAAATGATCATTTTTTTAACAGTAATGGAGATTTAAGAGGGGGAAAACGAGATTTATATGAAGGAGGTATTCGTGTTCCATTTATTGCAAATTATCCAGGTAAAATTGCTCCAGGTTCTAAAAGTAATCATATTTCTGCTTTTTGGGATTTTTTACCAACAGTTTGTGATTTAGCAGGTGTAAAACCTTCAAATAAAGATATTAATGGACTTTCTTTAATGCCAGAATTGATGGGGAATACAAAAGCTCAAAAGAAACATGATTATTTGTACTGGGAATTTAATGAAAAACAAGGGCCTATTCAAGCTATTAGAAAAGACGAATGGAAATTGGTATGGAAATTAGAAGGGAAACCAGAATTGTATAATCTTTCAAAAGATATTGGTGAAACTGAAAATTTAGTCTTAAAAGAACCAGAAAAATTAAACGAAATGCTACGTATATTAAAAAATGCTAGAACAGAACATAGCGAGTTTCCATTAGAAACAAGAGCGTTGGCAATTAAAAGAAGAAGTAATAAATAA
- a CDS encoding alpha-L-fucosidase, translating to MKKILVIFLLCMVYVTTNAQQKKIWNESKKEKTERLAWWTNDRFGMFIHWGTYSLAGRHEWVKKRERISDEDYQKYFDNFNPDLYNPQEWAKLAKAAGMKYAVITTKHHEGFTLFDSKYTEYKVTNTEYGKDALKEWVEAFRAEGLKIGFYYSIIDWHHPHYTIDRVHPMSPKTDKEYDELNKDRDMSIYREYLKNQVTEILTNYGKVDMLWLDYSIPGNHGKGREDWGSVELMKLIRKLQPEIIVNDRLDLKEYAGGWDFTTPEQFKVDEWPTYNGEKIPWETCQTFSGSWGYYRDELTWKDNKQLLVLLIESVSKGGNVLLNVGPTGRGEIDYRAESALLQMGDWMKYNGRSIYGCTQAPDEFEVPDNSLLTYNPKTKRLYIHLLDYPLQNFTLKGMKGKIKYAQFLHDMSEIQIAKPHGAWGKEELAAQDINLRLPVVKPNVEIPVIEIILNE from the coding sequence ATGAAAAAAATACTTGTAATTTTTTTATTGTGTATGGTATATGTTACCACAAATGCACAGCAAAAAAAAATATGGAATGAGTCTAAAAAAGAAAAAACAGAACGTTTAGCTTGGTGGACAAATGATCGCTTTGGAATGTTTATTCATTGGGGAACATATTCTTTAGCAGGAAGACACGAATGGGTTAAAAAACGCGAAAGAATTTCAGATGAAGATTATCAAAAATACTTTGATAATTTTAATCCAGATTTATACAATCCGCAAGAATGGGCAAAATTAGCAAAAGCAGCAGGTATGAAATATGCTGTTATTACTACAAAACACCATGAAGGTTTTACACTATTCGATTCTAAATATACAGAATATAAAGTTACAAATACAGAATATGGAAAAGATGCTCTTAAAGAATGGGTTGAGGCTTTTAGAGCTGAAGGACTTAAAATAGGGTTTTATTATTCAATTATAGATTGGCATCATCCACATTATACAATTGATAGAGTGCATCCAATGTCACCAAAAACGGATAAAGAATATGATGAATTAAACAAAGATCGTGATATGAGTATTTATCGCGAATATTTGAAAAATCAAGTTACTGAAATTTTAACAAATTATGGTAAAGTAGATATGTTATGGTTAGATTATTCTATACCAGGTAACCACGGAAAAGGAAGGGAAGATTGGGGTTCTGTTGAACTTATGAAATTAATAAGAAAACTTCAACCAGAAATAATAGTTAATGATCGTTTAGATTTAAAAGAATATGCTGGAGGTTGGGATTTTACAACGCCTGAACAATTTAAAGTTGACGAATGGCCTACTTATAATGGAGAAAAAATACCTTGGGAAACCTGTCAAACTTTTAGTGGATCTTGGGGTTATTACAGGGATGAATTAACGTGGAAAGATAACAAGCAATTATTAGTATTATTAATTGAATCTGTTAGTAAAGGAGGTAATGTTTTACTAAATGTAGGTCCAACTGGAAGAGGTGAAATAGATTACCGTGCAGAAAGTGCTTTATTACAAATGGGAGATTGGATGAAATATAATGGCAGATCAATTTATGGGTGTACACAAGCACCTGATGAATTTGAAGTGCCAGATAATTCATTATTAACATACAATCCAAAAACAAAAAGACTTTATATTCATTTATTGGATTATCCATTGCAAAATTTTACGCTTAAAGGTATGAAAGGTAAAATAAAATATGCTCAATTTTTACATGACATGTCTGAAATTCAGATTGCAAAGCCTCACGGAGCTTGGGGAAAAGAAGAGTTAGCAGCACAAGATATAAACCTTAGACTTCCAGTAGTTAAGCCTAATGTTGAAATTCCTGTTATTGAAATAATATTAAATGAATAA